The sequence caaaaaggctgctgcttctggtgatacaccaaaaggaaagtatttctactgcaatgagaaaggccattggaaaccccaatgtcctaagcttcttgcaaagaaacaaggtatttctttctataaactgatgagttttagtgaattattatttattaattctggactactaaccttgtttatttgtttttcttattacagcccaagctgcttgaactcaggtgctatcttagcgagttggttttgaaagctggacaaaggggtggaactcgtccaagataaagatgaagctcgtttatttttttttttgaattaattgtttcagttttaaaacaatttggatttcaggtatgggattttattccctgttcttttctcatgatgttgcaaacaatttttttttctgaatttataattatttttttttacaaataaattgcaatctatgagttgagcttcattactttatcttataaatcaattaccaattattatatgtttgtatgtgtatgtgtttttattattgatacaaattctatagttctttaaactctttacggagttattactacataaacactagaaattatttctatgtttatgaataattgttaattctaaaataattattaagaatttgtttaataaaaagatcttttgatctgatatgggtggagaaaaagttaacaATGATATGCAGTTCAGCGATCTTTTATacctaatgaactctggattatatttcaactccacataatctctataacacttagagaatcatgatctctataacctttatgggtggatcataatctctatgggcccgtttggtacgcaggattggACTGAAAAGGATTAGATTGGACTGGACAAGATTGaattatgctgaaagtaatcctgtgtttggtttaagaatggactggactattttatttatttccttttagaaaaaaaaacttaaattaaataaaaatatataataataaattaaaattaaaatatataataataaataaataaaaataaataattcgtagcaaaaaaatatatatcatatataattaagaatatataataaatatataataaaatattttgtcatattttttatttaataaataattaaaatagtaaaataaaaatacttgaataatataaaattgtttatcttaaacactaatttaatcactaatttaatataaatattaatttttttaaaatatttatataaattttttagtaatttaaaaataatatataattttatcgtcatattttttttttcttagaatcaatttaagtaactattatttaattaataatattctaaattttaaaaacttatgtataataattcaaaattatacattttcactaattttaatgaataaatttttgataaaaaatgtataaataaatgtgtgataattatttcctttaaattcttattaaatttaaaatatattaataaattttaaattaaaaaaacgataaaaaaaaaatctcacctgcatgggattatttatcccaccatgctggatgggataaataatcccagacagatgaggttaactggattagttatccagacttctaacatgcccaaacactggattggacaaattagcctgtctaatccaatccagtcctgcgtaccaaacAGCCCGTATATACTTAGAGGTGGACTATATTCCACAGTACTCCTTGTGACAcatattttaaacatggaagtaatataataaatttattattatcagaataaatccttgatcttgattatatgttccagtttagatttactgttataatagataatgataccaataaagttctttgataatgtatcacactaccttaattgagtgggagaattttaaaattctttacccattttcatttggttgacactcgtgataggaacttaagaacactactgataaagaaaatctaaccattcatgtggatagaaataacttatcagaattatgagaataagatagaagaattcttgcatagtccattcgaatgacttgagtcgagatttctaatcctcataacaattttatggtatcttaatttgattgcttaatctctagcaagtattttacacttcaaatactagactgctatgttgttgacatagtcttaaagaaacttacagtttcagactaagataataagtcacaactagataaccctcaaaacaataataagaggttaatttttttttaaccagatatctactattgagtgggagccatctgagatgtaatcaaatgggaaCTTTAGGGGacagtcaagaaagatttatgaaagtgacctatatgttagatattaaggaactatacaTTAGTAATCCTAATATCCACACCAACTCATTaagattttgagatggtggttactctgggggtggaggagttattgtggaagagtgtaaaaacccatctataataattcaagctccatcagagaacatatacataactttgtaaattcaaaattaccagaaagttattctactgaagaaaattctacactgcattatctcagttccaaattttaaaatatgagagacatgtcttctgtttgttcagatgtacttaataagcagtaaggatttcagtatcccttgatgaggaaagtatataattaaggatgtttcataatgttttatgaacctggttccagaaatttgggtggatttaaatatactacacttgatctgtagatcaagacaacagattgattgaatgcacaatttgttttatgttagtgcaagtgggagtttgttgggttttgtgccctaaataaaacccattacgatctgattagttatcaatttaagagttttggagtggtttatgttaacatgtatttttcatttttatggtttaatatatacacaaaatcagttaagtcgagaacatatatttattcacaattacagtattgtcaacacagtggaatgtgattgtgattatatgattcaaaagactaagtacctgttcatcagtgttttggatttacactgatgtgataatcagcgatgaagtatacttacacttggagtaagtgttatgttctttccaggacattggtaaagtatactagtttcgaatatatggagtatacattggactggaccgatattgaacttagtcaagatattataaacttaccgttgtatctttccaagtcaatatcactagttgatcgtagattaaaagaatctaaatcctgatatgcttaggctcaatctcaggagtgctattcatgctctttgatttattagttaagcctacttttgggtcagggtgatacgtatattttcggaacatgatagtatgactgattgggagcgctgaacataaatatggaatctatagcttctactggtgtatagaagtcaagggatgattcccttcgagcttagctaaatagaagtaaatggatgagctcttgtttcagagactatatattagatcactaaaacatcatttacaggtagctacgtgttttaaggggccaaatacattgaggggtgaaaacggtaaattttatcccatctcgatgtaaatcatctatatagaggatctttgatcacattaagattataacgatggttaaatgagatagcatatttgtatcgtgaaacatatagaatgctctatataagtctgagagtgcaattccaagttctaagagtggattcaacaagcaattaataagttagggaatttacttgataaattcggttcgacttattggaagcttagcaatatagatccatggtccccattctagttgagaacatactgtttgtaagactcaataattgatttatgattaatcattataattctaaaagttagactatgtctaatttgtgaattttcactaagtaggggtgaaattgtaaagaaaagagattctaggtttatttattaattaagagactctatatgtctaattaataattttattaaatgacaatattatttaataatctattttagttattaaataattagttttggcatttaaatggttagaattggaaaattggcgtttttgggaaaataaaaataaaattgtggaaactgcaaaatccaagtgagccCCAATCgcacccatggccggccacttgtatgtgcattttccaattattattttcaattttttaatgccaaataattactaaccaaaacctagcagttatctataaatggaaagtgatggctcacaccaaatatGGCAATTAAGCAATTACtcagtaattcaggaaactgcctctttcagaaagttgagcttcccttttctctatatatagccgCCCATCTCTTCGTCTTGTTTGATGATCACAACACACAAGAAAGATACAATTTCAAAATACttagtgagagagtagtgcccacacacagcaaacagtacctcaatcatatattagaagactgtgaaggatcatatccaagagaaggacattcagactcaaatcttgattatactctgcaacagaaatgattcaagggttagagatctgagtggaaggagacatattattccgctgcacccaatgtaaggtttctcatactttatatgtgtttacttatgatcattttagaagttcatatttaggttgttaatcaacatacttgtgagtagatctaagatcctagtaaaataaattccaacaagttCATTGGGCCTTGTGGAAGGGAATGAGGCCGAGCCTTGTGTTGAAGAAGAGAGGGCCTTGATTATGTTTTTCGATGCCCAAGAACAATTTCTTTATGATCTAAAGCACTTTGGAAAGATggattttttgaaataaaaaaattgggaGGTGACATTGGTGTCTTGCCTTCTTCAGAAACTAATGAGAGAActaatttttctaagaaaagGAAGTTTGAAGGTTCTGCATCATTGTGCTCTAGACCTCATAAAGTGCATGGGAAATACCCGGATGTAGTCCGAGATTTTCCTTGGGACCCTATTCGGCCGGATGTTGAATCCAAGGTGGTTGAGGATGACCCATCTGAGGAAAGCTCTAGTTCACCGAGCTATACTAATGGCATTATGAAGAACCCACTGGTCGGTTCATTTGTAATTGAAGACTCTGAATCAAGTTTGTCTGTTCACTCTAATACCCCTGTGGAGGAGAATGTCTTATCTCCTCCACATGAGCCATGAGAGGTATTGCTTGGAACTGTAGAGGGTTGGGGCAGACCTCTACAGTTCGCGAGCTGAAGTCCCTGATCAGATCGCGCTCTTCGAATTTTGTTTTTCTGACTGAACTGAAAGTGGATGCAACTCCCTTGGTACGTATTCTAAAATCCATCCActactattttaatattaatgtaCCGCATCTTGGTACTGGGGGGTTATTATTTTGGCTTGGAAAATTGATTTTAGTTTTGAATGTGTCTCTTGTTCTCGTAACCACATCTCGGGTTTGGTCTATTCGGATCCCCCTACTCACCCTTGGCTTCTATCTTGTGTGTACGGTCCTCCTTACCTCCATGCTAAGAAAAAATTTTGGACTTACCTCATGGTTTTAGGGGATAGATTTGGGGGTCCCTGGTTGATAATTGGCGATACCAACTTTGTTCTTAGTCATTCTGAGCGTGAAGGGTCGTCGGGTAGGGACCCGTTTGTCCCTTTTATTTCTAATTTGGTGGACTCTACAGGTCTGATTAATTTGTCTATCCAAGGTGATAAGATGACTTGGGATAACCATAGATCTGGAAGTAACCATGCAAAATCAGCTCTGGATAAAGGAATTGTAAATGGTGATTGGCTTCATTTGTTTCCCAAGGCTGTTCTTTAGTCCTCTCACACGAGCAATTCAGATCATAGACCGTTATGTCTTGATTCTAGGGGGAACCCCCCAAAATTTAAGAGATTGTTCAGGTTTGAAGAGGGGTGGACGAGAGATGAGAGAAGTAAACTGATTGTGGCCAATGCGTGGAAAACAGTTGAGCATCCTTGGGCCCGTACTAGTGCCTTCAAGAAAATAGGAGCTACGCGTGTGGCTCTTCTTCAGTGGAATAGAACACAATACGGTAAATTGGATTGGATAATTAGAGATCTGGAATAGAAACTTGATAGCCTCCAGAGGTTACCTGCTGGAGTCCGAGATCGGAAGGAGGAATGTGACGTTCAACGATTGTTGAATGAATCTTTGACTAGGAAGGCGATTTATTGGAAGCAAAGGGCAAGAATTGATTGGCTCAAGAATGGTGATAAATGTTCTAAATTCTTCTTCCTCTCTGCTACTATTAGAGGAAGATGAAATGCCATAAAAAGTATTCTGAATAGTAATAATGTCTGGATTAATGATCGGGAGTCAATTGGTCGCGAGTTCGTTGAGTTTTTCAAAGGCATCTTCTCGGTGTCTGATCCTGGTCAGGCTATGGACTGCAGACATCTCTTTCAGGTTAGAATTTCTCAGGAGGATCAAGATGGGACCACCCTCTGTCCTACTCGAGATGAAATCAGAAGTACGTTATTTGCCATGAATAACCACAAGGCTTTTGGGCCGGATGGAATGTCAGTTCTCTTTTTCAAGCACTATTGGGAGTCTGTGGGCGATGCCTTCTGTGATGCGGTTGCTGATTTCTTTGAATCTGGCATGATGCATCGAGGTATCAATTCGACAACTGTGGTTCTCATCCCAAAAATTCAAAACCAAAAATACCTAACCATTTCAGGCCTATATCTTTGTGTAATGTGTTGTACAAGGTCATTTCTAAAATAGTTACAAATACATTGAAGCCTCTCCTTCCTTCTCTAATTTGCCCTACTCATGCGACTTTTGTCCCAGGTAGAAATATTCAGGATAACAATGTGCTCGTCCTAACAGGAAAAAAGGCAAGGAGGGATACTTTGCTATAAAGATTGATCTTGTTAAAGCTTATGATAGGCTAAACTGGGAATCCATTGATCATGCTCTTGATTGTTTTGGTTTCCCCCAGAAAGTTCATAATTGGGTCACCCAGTGCATCTCCACCACCTCGCTCAATGTGTGCCTTAATGGAGGGATGGTGGGTAAGATTATACCCTCCTGTGGTCTTAGGCAAGGGGATCCTCTTTCTCCCTACCTCTTTATTTGTGATGCTGAAGTTTTGTCGAGACTCTTGGAAGAGGATCTTGCGAAGGGAGTCTTTAAGGGCATTAAGTTAAGTAGGGGAGGTCCGGTCCTAACACACTTATTCTTTGCTGATGATTTAATCCTGCTAGGTCAGGCCACTGTGAATGAAGCCAAAGGTTATTGGAATTTCCTAGAGAAGTTTTGCTCCTGGTCTGGTCAACAAGTGAACAAGCTCAAAACGTCAATATTCTTTAGCAAAAACACAACCAGTGGAATGAGAAGAAGCATTAAGGAGGCCTTGGGTATTGGCTCTCCGAGGGTGTCATTAAGTATTTGGGTCTGCCTCTGTTCAGATCAAAATAAAAGGACGTGGATTTCGATTTCATCCTTGATGGGCTTACATCAAAATTGCAAGGGTGGAAAGCGAAAACACTTTCCAAAGCAGGGCGAGCCACCCTAATTAAATCTGTTGGTTTTTCGCTTCCTCTTTATGCCATGCAAACAACCAAACTTTCTGATCGAATGGTTAAAAGGATAGATGGTCTTGTCAGGGATTTTTGGTGGGGTTTTGAGAAAGGAAACCAGGGATTGCATCTAAGAGCTTGGGATAAACTTTCCCTTCCTAAGTCTTTAGGAGGTCTTGGTTTTCGGAAAACGAATGAAATGAATCTGGCCTTCTTGGCCAAATGGGGTTGGAAGATTTTGAATGGTTGTCAATCTTTATGCTGCAAAGTTTTAGAGGCCAAATATCTTTGAGGAAAAGACTTTTTCAATTGCAAATATAAAGATTCTGACTCGTGGTTCTGGAAGAATGTGGTCAAAGCAAAGGCTATTCTGAGGAAAGGGGCTTGTAAGCTTGTGGGTCATGGTAGAGACACCTGCATCTGGAGGGATCCTTGGATTCCTCATTTAAAAGGTTTCATTCTGAAACCAATAGGAGAAATCTCGCCTAACTTGAATTGTGTGGCCGATCTCCTCACAGATTCTAGCTCATGGGACACTTCTAAGCTAAAAAGGTTGTTTGATAAAGACACGGTCTCTGCTATTTTGAAAGGAGGTAATCCTTTGAGCCAGGATGTGGATAGATGGGGTTGGATCCTAGAGTCTAATGGGAGGTTCACGAGTAAATCTTCTTACCTTGCTCAAGCTCTAGAAAGAGCCAGCCATTGTGAGGTGGCCCATTTGCTGTGGAATAAACTATGGAATAGTAAAGTTCTAGAACGGCATAAGATCCTTTGGTGGTGCATCCTCTCTACGGCACTCCCTGTCAGAGCAGTCATTGGCAGAAGATTTCAAATTGAGGATACCAGATGTCCTCTATGTGGTAGGGGGAGGAATCTGTTGAACACCTTTTTCTTTCGTGTGATGTGGCGTTACACATTTGGCACTCCTCTCCTTTGGGGCATATATCCGATTTGTGGCAATGGGATTCGTGTTTGGGACTGGATAAAATTTCTTTGGAGCCTTAAAAACAAGGGTATCCGAGAGGAGAAGGTTTTTCTATATGCTTCGATTGCAGTTGATACCATCTGAAGGGCGCGAAATGAAAAAGTTCACAATAATACTTCCCCAGATGTATTAAAATGTATTGACCTTGTTTACACTTCTTTTGCAGATACATGCTTCTCTGGTGACGCCTCCGACTCCAATTTCGGAGGAAAAATGGAATCCACCCCCTGAGGATTGGATCAAACTGAATTGTGATGTTAGAGTGGGACGGGCAAGCATGTGTACAGCTATTGTTGCTAGGAACCATCAGGGTAAGGTGATCCGGATCCACATGACTCAGTTGGACTTTTCGGATGCTTTGTGCAGAGAAGCAGCAGCTTGTTGTTCAACCATTTCTCTGGCTATTGACTTAGGGTTTAAGTTTATTATAATTGAGAGTGACTCGAGACTAGCTATCAATGTTCTCAATGGGAAGGAGTCCCATTGGGCACTTGAGAACTATGCCTCCTTTTGTTTGAGATCCACTCCTTCTTTTATTAGTTGTAACTTTATGAATATTAGTAGACATTGTAACTATGCGGTccataatgtggctaagtgGACGTTTACCCACCAGATATTTGGTTGTATTCCAGTCTCCGACTTGCAGGAGAATCTGCTTTGTAATGACCGAGAGGTCTAGACTTGTTTCTTTCTAATGAAGTACTtcgctaatttttcaaaaaaaaaatatatgtatacgtatatagtttattattatatattttggttcaaacaatttaattcaaattttggtgtttgtttatgtttaatattttgagtaaattaattgaaataatatgtcgccaaagtgacctcttttgtttagattaatttatttaaatattaagatGGTTGTGTGTTTGTAATTGATGCATATATTGACTGACCCAAAGGTAAGTAAATATTTTGCTAGATTTCAAACACATCTCTGGCGATAAAtatgtgacaattataaggtacTTTGTGTGAGGAATACGTTAGTCCAAAGATTAACCTATGGTTTGGCACAAtttttattgtcaatatttgattgctaTAGCAAGAGTACCacttaaagttaatattaatgtccaaagacttgatattaatgtgtgtttggtatcttgagaaGGGATTAACCAATTTTTGAATTCATTGTTTAATCATGCATATTAATGTgagcttgttttatttgttctatATTCAGCTAGTTCATCTTCTGCTGCCTCAATATCTGCTAATATTAATTCTATTCCGATGCTTAATGGAACCAATTTCAAGGATTGGAAAAGGAACTTACTTATAGTTCTGGGATGTATGGATTTAGATCATGCATTAAGGAATGAACAACCTGCACCTCTCACTAAGGAAAGTTCCCATGATGATAAAAGGGAATTTGAGAGGTGGGATCATTCAAATTGCATGAgtctaatgattatgaaacacaACATTCTAGAAGCCTTTTAGGGCACAGAATCCGAAGGGGTTACTATGGCTAAGAATTTCCTTGAACAAATTGAGGAACGTTTTGCTAAAAACGATAAGGTTGAAATGACAACACTTCTTGGTTCTTTAATGAACATGAAGTATAAGGGTCAAGGAAatgtaagggagtacattatggaaatgcaTCATATTGTCTCAAGATTAAGGACACTTAAGATTGAGCTTTCGGATGATGTACTTGTACTCATGGTTTTGTTAATGGACTCTCAATGAGCTCATTTCCCATTGtgtgcaagaggaagaaaggttgAAAAAGGACAAAACTGAAAGTGCTCACTTGGCCACTACCcctaaggataagggcaagaaaaggaaatttgagaatgaagctgctaagggtccagttcaaaagaaacaacaacaagattcTAAGGGTTATTTCTTTTGTAATCAACCTGGACATATGAAGAAAGATTGTGCCAAATATCATGCATGCCGTGTAAAGAAAGGTATTAATCTTActttggtctgttctgaggtTAATTTAGTTTCAATACCTAGAAGCACTTGGTGGATAGATTTTTGTACTACTACTCACataagtgtttctatgcaggTTTGCCTGAGCTACCGAAAGCCAAGTGATGGTGAAAGATACATCTTTGTGGGCGATGGGCAATCGGTGGACGTGGAAGCAATTGGGCATTTCAGATTGTTATTGAGAACTGGTTTATATTTTGATTTGAAAGACACTTTTGTTGTGTCATCTTTTAGATGAAATTTAGTTTTCGTTTCTTTGTTGGATAAATTTGgatattgttgttcatttggaaacaatcagtttactttgtctttcaattcaaatgttattggaactggttatttaaattcttatgacaatctttatttgctagaaacaattgcatcctataatgaaaccttgcatgtggaatcacgaggtactaaacgcaaattaaataaagaaaattcagcGTCATTATGGCATAAACACTTAGGTCATATCTCAAGAGGTAGAATTGAGCGTCTTGTGTCTGATGAAATTTTAGAGTCTCTTAACTTCACATATTTCAATGTCTGTGTACATTGTATCAAAGGAAAACAGACCAAAACTAAGAGATTAGGTGCCAATAGAGCTTCAGAAGTCTTAGAATTGATTCACACAGATATTTGTGGGTCATTCCCTACGGcatcttggaatggtcaacaaTATTTTACATCATTCATAGACGATTACTCACGTTATGGGTACCTATATCTCATTCATGAAAAATCTCAGTCTGTGGACGTGTTCAAAGCTTACAAAGCTAAAGTTGAAAATCAACACAACAAAAGAATTAAGAACGTCAAATCTGatcgtggtggtgagtactacggtagatatgatggctcaggtgaacaacgtccaAGACCATTTGCTAAATTCCTAGATGAATGTGGCATTGTCCCACAGTACACCATGCAAGGATcacctagcatgaatggtgttgctgagagacaaaataggactcttaaggatatggtaaggagcatgATCGCTCATTGTACCATACCTGTGTCCCTCTGgggagaagcattaaagacagcaGCTTACATCCTGAATAGAGTACCAAGTAAAGCAGTTGTAAAAACACGTTATGAGCTTTGGACAAGTGgaaagcctagtctaaagcatttccacatttggggatgtccagctgaggcaaggccttataggccacatgaaaataaattagaCTCCAAAACAGTTAGCAACTACTTTACTGGTTATTTTGAGCGATCTAGGAgctataagttttatgatcccactgtcataaatatttttgagacaggaactgtaatatttttttaggatgttgaatttggggggagaaataaggttagagaCATTGCTTTTGAGGAGGAATTGAATTCAAACTCAGTTCCTACTATCATTTTAGATAATGTTCAGGATTCCACACCTGTCATTGATCAAGAAATGAATTTGGAACCTCAACAAGAAAATGTTGAACAACTCTCAAATCAAGATGAGGCTATTGTTCCAGAAGAACAAATTCAACACCCTCAAGAACAAGAGCCATTAAGGAGGtccacaagagagagaagaaatgctatttcagatgattattttgtatttcttcaagaacatgaggatgaaattggaatgatggaagatgatccaatcaacttgcatcaggccatgaaaagttctaactctcaaaagtggatcgatgccatgaatgaagaaaataagactatgcaagacaataaagtttgggaagttgtcctattaccagaaggtgtaaaaccaattagttgtaagtggatacttaaaaccaagaaggatgaatatggtaatgtggtgagattttaggcacgtcttgtagcaaaaggctatactcagaaacaaggcattaattatacaaagactttctctccggtttcattgaaagactcttttaggataatattggaacttgttgctcattttgaccttgagttacatcagatggatgttaaaatagtatttctcaacggcgacattgatgagacaatttatatggagcaaccagaaaactttgtggttggtgacccaaagaatatggtttaCAAATTAAAGAAATTCATCTATGAACTCAAGCAAACTTCTCGTCCAtggtatcacaagtttcatcaaataattatctcatttggttctgagatgaatattattgatgattgtgtatctaaatatattcctaaaagtgctttaatatagaaaatcctaaataaaaaatttatagaacctttgctaaattaaagaagaagaggaTAATAAAAGATGAGCGGAAacactaacctgaagccattaTTGGAGATTGCAAAGAacgttttgatcttccaagaatacactattttcttagatattttctctgatggggaaaGAGAGAATACATAAACCCTAgtatttcttggggaccactacctatttataggctcattatataatgagttttgggtatctataatttggcccctcaaaaaattataaattaacttatggtatctacacattatttccatgaaaatttaatacccttttgatactcataacataattggtcacttaattttgtatcacactttataatagcatatacattatacatatgtgcccacaataggattttaatccaacaatctcccacttgggcaacatatgttactagataaatgtataaccttatgagctcaaaattttctattatGTAGAGGTATTCAcaacaatctcgtccatcaactatacccatataggatcaaagcgatttttgtcatatcaatcatgactaaacccaacaatggtcacatatacaaatatagtcgaatgacatagatcaatcatggatgtgtagcatggaaattacatgcaatgtgaactgaacatgcctatttccaactggtcctccttaaaccaaagtgaggtcagacttaaacataacaaaatagagtgaataaactgaaaactttatttctgatcagaaaataaccaaatgcataaatgtcttaaataaacataaagcaaagaaaatacaaactcccactcaatcatgatatcctcaagtaatactacacccatatgagtagtgtgctcatgaaagaaCTTGGGTGGTAATCCTTTTGTGAGCGGATCCGAT is a genomic window of Cannabis sativa cultivar Pink pepper isolate KNU-18-1 chromosome 9, ASM2916894v1, whole genome shotgun sequence containing:
- the LOC133031329 gene encoding uncharacterized protein LOC133031329, whose amino-acid sequence is MDCRHLFQVRISQEDQDGTTLCPTRDEIRSTLFAMNNHKAFGPDGMSVLFFKHYWESVGDAFCDAVADFFESGMMHRGINSTTVVLIPKIQNQKYLTISGLYLCVMCCTRKKGKEGYFAIKIDLVKAYDRLNWESIDHALDCFGFPQKVHNWVTQCISTTSLNVCLNGGMVGKIIPSCGLRQGDPLSPYLFICDAEVLSRLLEEDLAKGVFKGIKLSRGGPVLTHLFFADDLILLGQATVNEAKGYWNFLEKFCSWSGQQVNKLKTSIFFSKNTTSGMRRSIKEALGWKAKTLSKAGRATLIKSVGFSLPLYAMQTTKLSDRMVKRIDGLVRDFWWGFEKGNQGLHLRAWDKLSLPKSLGGLGFRKTNEMNLAFLAKWDSDSWFWKNVVKAKAILRKGACKLVGHGRDTCIWRDPWIPHLKGFILKPIGEISPNLNCVADLLTDSSSWDTSKLKRLFDKDTVSAILKGGNPLSQDVDRWGWILESNGRFTSKSSYLAQALERASHCEVAHLLWNKLWNSKVLERHKILWWCILSTALPVRAVIGRRFQIEDTRCPLCGRGRNLLNTFFFRVMWRYTFGTPLLWGIYPICGNGIRVWDWIKFLWSLKNKGIREEKIHASLVTPPTPISEEKWNPPPEDWIKLNCDVRVGRASMCTAIVARNHQGKVIRIHMTQLDFSDALCREAAACCSTISLAIDLGFKFIIIESDSRLAINVLNGKESHWALENYASFCLRSTPSFISCNFMNISRHCNYAVHNVAKWTFTHQIFGCIPVSDLQENLLSSSSSAASISANINSIPMLNGTNFKDWKRNLLIVLGCMDLDHALRNEQPAPLTKESSHDDKREFERWDHSNCMSLMIMKHNILEAF